One genomic region from Bufo bufo chromosome 3, aBufBuf1.1, whole genome shotgun sequence encodes:
- the LHFPL5 gene encoding LHFPL tetraspan subfamily member 5 protein, with amino-acid sequence MVQLLPAKEAAKIYHTNYVRNARAVGVLWAVFTICFSIIMVEVFIQPYWIGDSLNTPQAGYFGLFSYCIGNALTSELICKGSALDFESIPSGAFKTAMFFVGVSMFLVVGSMLCFSLFFFCNSATVYKICAWMQLASGAGLMIGCLIYPDGWDSAEVKRMCGDKTDKYTLGACTVRWAYILAIIAIMDAVILSFLAFTLGNRQDNLLPEDFKIQSKEDESG; translated from the exons ATGGTTCAGCTGCTGCCAGCAAAAGAAGCAGCAAAAATATACCATACCAACTATGTACGCAACGCACGTGCAGTCGGGGTGTTGTGGGCAGTGTTTACCATATGCTTCTCTATCATCATGGTGGAAGTTTTCATCCAACCTTACTGGATTGGGGATAGTTTAAACACCCCACAAGCAGGTTATTTTGGTCTGTTCAGCTACTGCATAGGAAATGCACTGACATCAGAATTAATCTGCAAAGGAAGTGCCTTGGACTTTGAAAGCATACCTTCAGGAGCCTTCAAGACTGCCATGTTTTTTGTTGGAGTCTCCATGTTCCTGGTGGTGGGTTCCATGCTGTGCTTCAGTCTTTTCTTTTTCTGCAATTCGGCCACAGTGTACAAAATCTGTGCGTGGATGCAGTTGGCTTCAG GTGCAGGCTTGATGATTGGATGCCTAATTTACCCAGATGGGTGGGACTCTGCAGAAGTGAAGCGTATGTGTGGCGATAAGACGGATAAATACACGCTGGGAGCCTGCACTGTGCGGTGGGCCTACATCCTAGCTATCATAGCTATAATGGATGCTGTCATTCTTTCCTTCCTCGCCTTTACACTTGGAAACAGGCAGGATAATTTGCTGCCTGAGGATTTCAAGATCCAGAGCAAAG AAGATGAGAGTGGTTGA